The genomic window CTTGGTAATCATGATCACTGGCTTGGAGCAGATAAAATTCGTGAAGTGCTTAAAAACAGCAGTATACTTGATATAAGTAATGATGTTTATACTCTAAAACATAATGACGCAATGATGCACTTTGCGGGCGTAGATAGTATCACACTGGATAAACATCGTCTCGATCTGGTAATGGATAAATTACCTGAATCTGGACCGGCTATATTGCTTGCACACGAACCTGATTTTGCTGATATCAGTTCAACAACTGGAAGATTCAGTTTACAAATTTCAGGACATTCACATGGAGGACAATTTATAATTCCAGGCATTGGAACTTTTATTAGAGGATCCAATTTTTTAAAATATCCTGCTGGTAAATATCAGGTTGGTGAAATGGTTCAATATACGAATAGAGGCCTTGGGACAAATGTATTCTGGTTAAGAATCAATTGTCCTCCTGAAATAACAATTTTCAACTTAAAAAGTCAAGAGAATAAATAAAAATGAAGCTTCTTGAAAATAATAATATATCATTACGCTTGTTCTTAGGAAGAACCGTTGTATTATGGATAGCTGGTGTTTTAGGGCTTTTATTGATACCTATTTAAATAATGAAGTTTCCGTTAATAGTATAGAAACTGCGTTTTTAGTTATTGGTGTTATTGGTATTTTAAATGCCACTTTATAGCCCATACTACCCGTTATACCCTGCCATTCCTTATAACTACATTGGAGTGGGACTCCCATTTAAAAGCATTAATTTTATGGTTAACAAGCTAACTCGTTAACGGTTTTAAAGTAGATTTATCCATTCAAACAGGGGCATCATAAGCTGGAATTTTACATGGAAATAATAGAAATATGCCGGCATTTCGCTGGGTTGAAAAGGAAAATAGGAATAAAATTGTTGCTTCCAATGGTTCAAGCAATGCACAAATTCTTGAAGCCCAAATTTCTGATGGTAATGGTTTATTAGCCGTTAATGGTGCCAGCAGATCTAATCTTTTTTCAGGTGATGCTGAAAACGTAATTTTTATTTATAGCAAACTGAAAGACCTTAAACTGTTTTATAATAAATCATAGTATTATTTTTTTTACCTATCCAGCAAATTTCTCACGAACTATAGCACTTTATTTAGGAGTTATGTCTTGAAATCTATTCTAGAATTAGACAGGGAGTTAAAAATGTCAAAACTTGTCTTAAAAGAGGTTTATGCATTCATTTATATATTTATTTATCCGTCCCGGTGCAAATGTATTTATAAGGGAAATAACCACTTTCAGTGTTGTCGGAGATGTATTAGCGGGGAAAGTGGATGTTTATATGCAACATATTATGGTTACGATGAAATAGCACACCAAAGCGGAATACGTGACGCGGATGTTTTTAACGTGATTCGACAGTTAGATAAATAATTTAAAAGAATTGAAAATGCACGCAAATACGCATCCAGAAAATATTTGAACATAATCCTTTCAGATCATGGACAAAGTAACGGTGCTACCTTTAAACAGTGATATGGTTATTCTCTGGAAACTTTAGTTCGAAGACTACTTCCTACTGGCAATAAAGTCTACAGTATTCTATCCTCTAATGAAGATCACTGGGGAAAACCATTCAGCCAGCCCATAGAAAATATTCAGGGATATATAAATGATAAAATAGATCAAGCACGTGAAAAAACCACAAATTTAAAGGAAAGTGCTTTTAGAGAGGCAAAAAAGATTTCTTTCATTCAAAAAGGATTATTAAAATATATTAAAGAAGAAGAAATTGAAATAAAAAATGAAATACCTAAATCTGCTGAAGAAACCAATATAATTGTGCTTGCATCTGGAAATCTTGGTTTAATTTACTTTACAAAGTATCCAAAACGTTTTACATATGAAGAAATAAAAAATGCTTATCCTAAACTTATTCCGGGTTTAGTTAAACATGAAGGTGTAGGTTTTATAATGGTTCGTTCTGAAGAATATGGAACAATAGCAATAGGTTCTGAAGGCATATATTATCTGGATAAAGATGAAATAGAAGGAGAAAATCCACTAAAAAACTTTGGTAAAAATGCTGCAACCCACCTTAAAAGAACAGATGGTTTTAAATATGTTCCAGATATTCTTGTAAACAGTTTCTATGATCCTGAAACAGATGAAGTGGCTGCATTTGAAGAATTAATCGGTAGCCATGGAGGATTAGGTGGTTGCCAATCAAGACCATTTATAATGTGCCCATCAAGTTGGAACCTGGATGATGAAAAGATTATTGGGTCTGAACAACTGCATAAAATATTAAAAGACAGATTAAACAAATTATAATTTAATAAGAGTAATTATATATACTATCTGGATATGAATAACCTTCTTCCTGTTCTGTTGCAGGTAAAGAAAAATGTATATGTGTTAAAAGCCATTTGTTCTCTCTTTTTTCAAGAATCATACTTAAACGGCCGCATAAAACACCCGCTCCTCCTGAAACTTCCGCGTTCATTGTCATTATTGCAGATACCCATGATACATTACCTGCATTGGAAATTGTAATTTTTTCAAATCCTATTTTAATGTTATCTGCTTGGGAAAAATCACGTTTAAATCCTGTTTTAAGCTGATTATATCCCTGAATCCATTCATCTTTACCTGTGCCTATCGCCACAAAATCAGAGTCATCTACAAATAAACTCATCATAGTATTAATATCTTTATCTGAATATGCCTTTGCATACTTATTTAGCACCTCCATAATTTCAGATTCGGTGTTTCTATCAGCTCTCATATTTTTACCCTTCTATCATTATAATAAATTATATGTATTTTTTCATATATAATTTATCTAAAAATTATCAGAATTATCTAAAGATAAAATATTTTAGACAACGAAATCTGATACATAATAGGAAAAAAGACTTGTACAATACATATAATTTAATTGAATATAATATGGAAATCTAATTTACAATTAAATGATTTATTTTACATTTTTAATTTTAGAGGCTATTTTCTTACCTATTTCATAGCAATTCTGCAGTTCTTCATTTGATGGAACATATATTATTTGATA from Methanobacterium sp. includes these protein-coding regions:
- a CDS encoding metallophosphoesterase; the protein is MKETPLPDLKNFRVRKKLQIAMSKSMEKIGMHEFDSCHFEVVPIDIIIPGLDPVFDKFIIAHITDIHLGQWISTERLKGVMELVNEQNPDIVAITGDFVSYAIDHLVEDLTDCLKMLEPNDISLAVLGNHDHWLGADKIREVLKNSSILDISNDVYTLKHNDAMMHFAGVDSITLDKHRLDLVMDKLPESGPAILLAHEPDFADISSTTGRFSLQISGHSHGGQFIIPGIGTFIRGSNFLKYPAGKYQVGEMVQYTNRGLGTNVFWLRINCPPEITIFNLKSQENK
- a CDS encoding nuclear transport factor 2 family protein, with protein sequence MRADRNTESEIMEVLNKYAKAYSDKDINTMMSLFVDDSDFVAIGTGKDEWIQGYNQLKTGFKRDFSQADNIKIGFEKITISNAGNVSWVSAIMTMNAEVSGGAGVLCGRLSMILEKRENKWLLTHIHFSLPATEQEEGYSYPDSIYNYSY